One Verrucomicrobiia bacterium genomic window, CCCGGTAGAAATCACTCGCTGCGGCACAGGAAAACCCCTCGCCGGTTGCCATAACCTCAGCTGAACTGACTTTTGAGTCGGCTTGTGCGTCGCAAAAGACGGATGCACTGCTGTCGTCTTTCCTTACGTGCGGATTTGGGACAATGCAAGAACCGTTAATCCATCAAGGCAGTGTCGCTTGGGCAGAAAAAGATGGGGACTCGCAGGAGCTCATCCCTGCGCTGTCTGAATGATTACGCCAAATTCATCGCGCGACACGGTTGGACAAGTTTCTGAAACGTCCGATGCCAGGCCTCGGCCTGCGTTCCAATGTTGAATTGGCGGACAAAATTTCGCCCGTTTTCGCCAAGCTGCCGGCCCGCCTTGCGGTTGAAGTACAAACGCCGCACCGCCTCTATCGTTTGGCCAACGTCAGCCACCATCCGCCAAATGCAGGTCTTTGGTTCTGGTTGCAATATCCCGCCAACCGGCAGTCCCGCCTGGGCGCGACCCAGGAATTCAGCGTGCGAGGAATAGTTCGTGTAAATCACTGGTATTGCTGCGCACATCGCCTCCCAGGCCGGCAGCCCGAATCCTTCGCCCCCGCTCAGAAACAGCAGGCAGTCCCATATCCGGTAAAGCATCGGCATGTCTTCGGGCGCCAGGGCTGATTTGTGTCCATGCTCGGGTGTGTAATAAAGGTCACGGTCACGCCTCAGCCCAAACTGCTCTTCGATAGCGCGCAAAGGCCATGCCTCCTCGGGTTCCTCGGGCATGTGGCACCACAGGAAAAGGTCCAAAAAAGGGCTGGCCTGCTCCACTTGACTCGAGCCACAATGGCCACAGTTGTCGTGGCCGTAGTCCGGGCGCGACTCCGTAACGAGCGACATCAAACCGCCCGGGTTCACCGGGGCTTGCCGCGTCGGGTCCCATTCAAAGGGACTCACCCGCCCGCACGTCCGGCAGACAAGGTATTCGCCGGTGCGCAGATAATGCAGGACTTTGTACAAAAGCCAGACTTGCTTGCGCCATTGATTACGCCCTATCCAGCCCAGCACAAAAGCGTCCGGCGGCATCCAGGACGGGAACAGGTCCTGCCGCATCTCGGCCCGCGTGGCCTCCGGCACCGGCGCAAACCGTTCCAGGTCGGCGGGGCTGTAACGGTAGCCGAGCTTTTCGCGCTCCACCATCGGCATGCATCGTGCCAGCACCTCCATCGAAAACTCGCTCTTCGTGAAAATGAGGTCCGCACGATTCAGAATATCGCCATATCCAGGCACCATTGGTAATCCGTCGAAATTAATGTAGAGAATCAACTTGTAGCGGCGGTCCTTGGGCGGCAGGCTCAAATACAGGACAGTCTGAGGATCGCCGAATGCAAAAACAATGTCGGGTTGAACCTTTGGAAGCAGGCGGAAGAAAGTTTTCGCTCCATGCTTGTCCTCGGCGCTGAATTCCAGTTTCCCCTGGCGGTTCTTGATCGTCATGGTCGGATAAACCGGCCATTGGGGCGTGGTCACGGCGTAGCATTGGAATAAACCGAGTTGGTGCAGTTCGTAGCACCCCGTGTATTTTGCCAGCAGACCGCCGAAAATGAGCCGAGTGGCCTCCGCCATGCCCGTCGGCAAAACCGGGCTGTCAGTAACAATCAGGATTTTTGTCCGATCTGGCATGGGCTCATCATCGATTGGCCATTTCCATCCTGCGGACCTCCGTTTCAAGCCGAGTCGCGCTCTCAGTCTCCTGAGCCCCAACACAAAGAGCCAGCACCTTCTGCGCCGCATCCGCAGCCTCCTTGAACCGGTGGTTCTCAGCGCATACCAGCGCCAATTCGCGAAGTGGCCTTTGCTTGTGATAATGGCTCAATTGGCAGGCCAGGCGCGCCTCTCGAAGGGCCTTGGCAGGGTCGTGGAAGACCGGGTCCTTCGTATGAAAGAAAAGGTCCGCTAGTCGTGCATGAATATCGGCATCAGAAGGCTTCAAGCGCAGCGCGCGCGAGTAATGCTCGAAAGCCTCGCGGCTTTTTCCCTGGCGAAACAATACATCGCCAAGGCAGCTTTCGCTCACAAGCTGGTCGGGCATAATCTTAAGAGATTCTCGCAATAACCTCTCGCCCTCGGGGAGATTGCCAGTGTCAACGAAAGCCAGCGCAAGCTGGCAATATGCAATGAAATTGCCCTTCGTGACGCGAACGGCATGTTGGAATAATCGCAGGCTGGTTTCCCAGTTTTGAACCATGATAAGCGTGGACACTGCGCAGGCCATCAGCACACCGGCAGCCCCAACCCGAAGCATTAGCCTGGCTGCCGCCCTCTGCGGGGCCAATTCTGAGACCTGCCACACGACCAGTAGGAACACCCCAACGAGCGGCACGTAACTGTAGCGGTCGGCTAATGATTGCGAGCCAACCTGGACCAGGCCGATGGTCGGCAGGATTGTAACCAGATACCATAACCACCCGACCAGCAAGTATCGCCGCTTTCGGGCCTGCGTGAGAACCCAGAGTGAGATAGAGGCTAGCACGAAACCGGAAAGAGCGACCCACCACCAAGGCCAATCCCTAAGCGGATAAATGGGCGCCAGGTCCACTGGCCAAATCATTTTCCGAAGGTAAAGCGCGCAGGCAACCACGCTGTTGTGGAGGCGGGGAGTAAGAGGAAAATCCTGAAGTGACCTGGTGGCCCCCAGGTCTTCCTGGGCCAGCACCGTCACCCAACAGGCAGCGGCAGAGAGCAGAAACAGCGGCGCTTTCTCGAGGACGGGGATACCCAACAGTAATTGCCGAATTCGCGGGAGCGAGGGCGCATGGCCGCCAATACGGTTTGGCCCAGCCGCCCCGCTCGATGCGGCCGGGCTTTGATGCGCCGCTGAAAGGCTTTCCGGGGCCGGCTTATGGCAGCAGCCCATACCTTGATCGATCAGGGTGTTGTGGCCTGAAGGCCCGGTTCCGAGCCTATCCGGAACGCC contains:
- a CDS encoding glycosyltransferase, translated to MPDRTKILIVTDSPVLPTGMAEATRLIFGGLLAKYTGCYELHQLGLFQCYAVTTPQWPVYPTMTIKNRQGKLEFSAEDKHGAKTFFRLLPKVQPDIVFAFGDPQTVLYLSLPPKDRRYKLILYINFDGLPMVPGYGDILNRADLIFTKSEFSMEVLARCMPMVEREKLGYRYSPADLERFAPVPEATRAEMRQDLFPSWMPPDAFVLGWIGRNQWRKQVWLLYKVLHYLRTGEYLVCRTCGRVSPFEWDPTRQAPVNPGGLMSLVTESRPDYGHDNCGHCGSSQVEQASPFLDLFLWCHMPEEPEEAWPLRAIEEQFGLRRDRDLYYTPEHGHKSALAPEDMPMLYRIWDCLLFLSGGEGFGLPAWEAMCAAIPVIYTNYSSHAEFLGRAQAGLPVGGILQPEPKTCIWRMVADVGQTIEAVRRLYFNRKAGRQLGENGRNFVRQFNIGTQAEAWHRTFQKLVQPCRAMNLA
- a CDS encoding tetratricopeptide repeat protein, encoding GIVAMTPHAAVLEGSQDQDVLRSRMRWVLAGLTALVYWRVSSHGFINYDDPVFVSLNPHVYSGLSFKNLVWAFTTLNGDATSYQPLTWLTHQLDCQLFGLRAGPQHLTSLWLHIANSVLLFTLLDTLTNKPWRSAIVAALFALHPLHIETVAWISERKTLVCVFFWLLTTQAYVRYTRVGGRWNYMLVLALYAAALLSKPIAVSLPITLFLLDYWPLNRLRFERCLYDSTPSGAFSGETAALGSGNSGPQDGFSSGRLAEVTVRPAEAGVPDRLGTGPSGHNTLIDQGMGCCHKPAPESLSAAHQSPAASSGAAGPNRIGGHAPSLPRIRQLLLGIPVLEKAPLFLLSAAACWVTVLAQEDLGATRSLQDFPLTPRLHNSVVACALYLRKMIWPVDLAPIYPLRDWPWWWVALSGFVLASISLWVLTQARKRRYLLVGWLWYLVTILPTIGLVQVGSQSLADRYSYVPLVGVFLLVVWQVSELAPQRAAARLMLRVGAAGVLMACAVSTLIMVQNWETSLRLFQHAVRVTKGNFIAYCQLALAFVDTGNLPEGERLLRESLKIMPDQLVSESCLGDVLFRQGKSREAFEHYSRALRLKPSDADIHARLADLFFHTKDPVFHDPAKALREARLACQLSHYHKQRPLRELALVCAENHRFKEAADAAQKVLALCVGAQETESATRLETEVRRMEMANR